One window of Metopolophium dirhodum isolate CAU chromosome 3, ASM1992520v1, whole genome shotgun sequence genomic DNA carries:
- the LOC132941690 gene encoding uncharacterized protein LOC132941690 produces MPYLSAARENGHSDSRLKLFNGLFRWKKSEKEKQKARQLSKSEVCIATSMSVKTRNSCPASPALSMPRSRDVFQDMETLKISRHDNPYLQKKILASRESLLDDNIVVSDTDDIDIMAQEYLADMGPGALIELHQHMVRSPPPTTWPRIPIFKYDEKDQTQDLYGDRCKSPQGRTFLHSSCSSGSSSCVVSPRYNHQSRCHRSASESRGKHV; encoded by the exons ATGCCTTATTTATCGGCAGCCCGGGAGAACGGCCACAGCGATAGTCGACTGAAGTTGTTCAATGGTCTGTTCCGATggaaaaaatcagaaaaagaaaaacaaaaag ccaGGCAGCTAAGTAAAAGTGAAGTTTGTATAGCAACATCGATGTCAGTGAAAACAAGAAATTCGTGTCCTGCTTCTCCGGCTCTTTCTATGCCCAGATCTAGGGACGTTTTCCAGGACATGGAGACACTTAAAATCTCTAGACACGACAATCCATACTTACag aaaaaaattttagcaAGCAGAGAGAGCTTattagatgataatattgttgtatcagACACAGATGACATAGACATCATGGCCCAg GAATATTTAGCGGATATGGGTCCAGGTGCTTTAATAGAGCTTCATCAACATATGGTAAGAAGTCCACCTCCAACTACGTGGccacgtatacctatatttaaatatgacgaAAAAGACCAAACCCAa gatcTGTACGGAGATAGATGTAAAAGTCCACAAGGCCGGACGTTCCTCCACAGCTCATGTTCAa gtGGTTCTTCGAGCTGTGTGGTTTCACCACGATATAACCATCAGTCTAGATGTCACCGATCGGCTAGTGAATCTCGAGGTAAACACGTTTAA
- the LOC132940532 gene encoding serine/threonine-protein kinase RIO1 gives MHQFSDAEEDNSPLVINNNDDISKLFGEMTFNNNGRKLVNDQNTYDTDYSDDSSDDETLFDNGCYSRKGANEIKAQIQSTTPNQQNKNVKISDYQPSENVIKKFLDKVNTDPYEGPVLTHEASNKLMESYKKADAMRFRNKDKCDRATAEQVMDPRTRMILFKLLNRGMIGQIDGCISTGKEANVYHSTSTDSEKHYAIKVFKTSILVFKDRDRYVTGEFRFRHGYCRHNPRKMVRLWAEKEMRNLARMYAAGLPVPQPILLRSHVLMMSFIGKDGWPAPKLKDARLTTSKACQLYRDCLIIMWKLYNICKLVHADLSEFNLLYNDGEIVMIDVSQAVEHEHPYALEFLRKDCTNITEFFRHHDVGTLTIKCLFDFLTDPTITLDNMETCLDRLQVNMVNSDPLTNEEMVEQEVFKNAYIPKNLNEVVDFERDISLVKSGQTSEDLIYQKIVGLKDDLSGPQNTPAILEDDDSDDTNSSTSEKESIDSDEKSKFSNSARPKNEDAESKRLRKKQVKDEKADKRKVKLKKHLKKRKEKTTQCRKK, from the exons ATGCATCAGTTCAGTGATGCCGAAGAAGACAATTCCcc attggtCATCAATAACAATGATGATATATCTAAATTGTTTGGTGAGAtgacttttaataataatggccGTAAGTTAGTAAATGATCAAAATACATATGATACTGATTACTCAGACGACAGCAGTGATGACGAAACACTTTTTGATaatg gaTGCTATAGTAGAAAAGGGGCAAATGAAATTAAGGCTCAAATTCAATCTACTACTCCTAACCAACAgaacaaaaatgtcaaaattagTGATTACCAACCATCAgagaatgtaataaaaaaatttttagacAAAGTAAATACAGATCCGTATGAAGGGCCTGTACTTACTCATGAAGCATCTAATAAACTGATGGAAAGCTACAAAAAAGCTGATGCCATGCG atttagaaATAAAGACAAGTGTGACAGAGCCACAGCTGAGCAAGTAATGGATCCAAGAACTCGAATGATACTATTCAAATTGCTTAACAGAGGAATGATTGGACAAATTGATGGGTGTATATCTACTGGAAAGGAAGCCAATGTGTATCATTCAACTTCAACTGATAGTGAAAAACATTATgctattaaagtatttaaaacatcAATATTGGTGTTCAAAGATCGTGATCGTTATGTCACTGGTGAattcag ATTTAGACATGGTTACTGCAGGCATAATCCAAGAAAAATGGTACGTTTATGGGCTGAAAAAGAAATGCGTAATCTTGCTCGAATGTATGCAGCTGGTCTACCAGTACCTCAACCAATTTTGTTAAGATCGCATGTTTTAATGATGTCGTTTATCGGTAAAGATGGTTGGCCTGCtccaaaattaaaa gaTGCTCGTTTAACTACGTCTAAAGCGTGCCAACTTTATAGagattgtttaataattatgtggAAACTATACAACATTTGTAAACTTGTACATGCTGATCTTAGCgagtttaatttatt gtataatgatgGTGAAATAGTGATGATTGACGTATCTCAAGCTGTTGAACATGAACATCCATATGCATTAGAATTCCTTAGAAAAGATTGTACAAATATTACAg agttTTTCCGTCATCATGATGTCGGTACATTAaccattaaatgtttatttgactTTCTCACTGATCCCACCATCACATTAGATAATATGGAAACTTGTCTTGATCGTCTTCAAGTAAATATGGTCAATTCAGATCCATTAACAAATGAAGAAATGGTTGAACAAGAAGTATTCAAAAATGCATAtataccaaaaaatctaaacgaG GTTGTTGATTTTGAAAGGGATATTAGTTTGGTAAAATCTGGACAAACTAGTGaagatttaatttatcaaaaaattgtTGGACTAAAAGACGATTTATCTGGACCTCAAAATACACCAGCAATATTAGAAGATGATGATTCTGATGATACCAATAGTAGTACATCAGAAAAAGAAAGTATTGATTCTgatgaaaaaagtaaattttctaATTCTGCAAGACCAAAAAATGAAGATGCTGAAAGTAAACGA ttaagaaaaaaacaaGTAAAAGATGAAAAAGCAGATAAGAGGAaggtgaaattaaaaaaacatttgaaaaaaagaaaagaaaaaacaacacagtgcagaaaaaaataa
- the LOC132941610 gene encoding uncharacterized protein LOC132941610: MAKKVGDSTELNYDMNYNLFLLKTSMQNLKTAQEKHSVNRWVHKLLASNKTVAEMKLRNDFMFHLVTAVQEGEIKAPFNQYPPSLPLSSLTYLLTGSAPSASGKDGKKGAGAWECDLSSEDTEKPMLYRQSPDGGAFLAAQPVPKCGAFCYLAVVSKPPAKDGDKPKL, encoded by the exons atggcaaaGAAAGTTGGAGACTCAACCGAACTCAACTACGACATGaactataatttgtttcttTTAAAGACCTCTATGCAGAACTTGAAAACAGCAcagg AAAAACACAGCGTGAACCGTTGGGTGCACAAACTGTTGGCGAGCAATAAGACGGTCGCCGAGATGAAGCTCCGTAACGATTTCATGTTCCACCTGGTAACGGCCGTCCAGGAGGGCGAGATCAAGGCACCTTTCAACCAATATCCGCCGTCGTTGCCGCTCAGCAGTCTGACGTACCTGTTAACGGGCAGCGCACCCAGTGCTAGTGGCAAGGACGGAAAAAAAGGCGCTGGCGCTTGGGAGTGTGACCTGTCCAGCGAAGACACGGAAAAGCCCATGTTGTACAGACAATCGCCCGACGGCGGAGCCTTTTTGGCCGCACAACCTGTACCAAAGTGTGGAGCGTTCTGTTACTTGGCCGTTGTCAGCAAGCCACCGGCAAAGGACGGCGACAAGCCCAAGTTGTAA
- the LOC132941608 gene encoding probable ribosome production factor 1, whose protein sequence is MSAIGIEHSSIGISLSHMPFTHVALSKMDSKEMEPENEVNVSEAGPELPKLARKKPKGLLRQEKLKDLKNKKKIQKRDRKLRKASGDPKQVPRTIENTREPDSTVFHSDDEDYDQKTQDLAAEFEHDEFADYYSDLYKPKVLITYKEKPLRKVREFGKILTEIVPNSVRIFRRDASVKETIQAAINKGYTDLIILNEDRNEPNGLILVHLPDGPTAYFRLSNVIFPNKRQRKEFTNHRPEVITTNFTTGLGKTVARMLGAVFHQDAEFKGRHVVTMHNQRDYIFFRHHRYKFLKSKPYLRELGPKFTLRLQYLQEGLYDPKCGEYRWIMTDKRHKIETSRRRFFL, encoded by the exons ATGTCGGCAATCGGGATCGAGCATTCGAGCATCGGCATATCATTATCGCATATGCCATTCACGCATGTCGCATTGTCAAAAATGGATTCAAAAGAAATGGAACCAGAAAATGAAGttaat gtaagtGAGGCAGGACCAGAGTTACCAAAATTAGCTCGAAAGAAACCTAAAGGATTACTAAGACAGGAAAAGTTAaaagacttaaaaaataaaaaaaaaattcaaaaaagagATAGGAAACTTAGAAAGGCTAGTGGTGATCCGAAGCAAGTGCCTCGAACAATCGAAAACACCAGGGAACCAGATTCAACTGTATTCCACTCTGACGATGAAGATTATGATCAAAAAACACAGGACTTGGCTGCTGAATTTGAACACGATGAGTTTGCTGATTATTATTCAGATCTTTATAAACCTAAAGTGTTGATTACATACAAGGAAAAGCCTCTGAGGAAGGTTAGAGAATTTGGTAAAATTTTAACTGAAATTGTACCTAATTCTGTTAGAATTTTTCGTCGTGATGCTTCTGTAAAAGAAACAATTCAAGCTGCTATTAATAAAGGGTATACAGATTTGATAATCTTAAATGAGGACCGCAATGAACCTAATGGTTTAATTCTTGTACACTTACCTGATGGACCAACAGCATATTTCCGTTTAAGTAATGTTATATTTCCAAATAAAAGGCAGCGCAAAGAATTTACTAACCATAGGCCAGAAGTAATCACTACAAATTTTACAACAGGATTAGGTAAAACTGTAGCTCGTATGTTAGGTGCAGTGTTTCATCAAGACGCAGAATTTAAAGGCAGACATGTTGTGACAATGCATAATCAGAGGGATTACATATTTTTCCGGCATCACAGATATAAGTTTTTGAAAAGTAAACCATATCTCAGAGAATTAGGACCAAAGTTTACATTGAGATTGCAATATCTTCAAGAAGGTTTATATGATCCAAAATGTGGTGAATACAGATGGATAATGACTGATAAAAGACATAAAATTGAAACCAGCCGAAgaagattttttttgtaa